The genomic interval GCACAGTTAATGATTACAGATGTAGAAATGCCGCAAATGGATGGACATCATTTAACAAAAGTAGTTAAAGACAATGCAAATTTACAAGCATTACCTGTTGTTATCTTTTCATCTTTAATTACAGATGATTTAAGACATAAGGGACAATTAGTTGGAGCGAATGCGCAAGTAAGTAAACCTGAAATTAATGAACTAATTCATATAATCGATAACATTATTTTATAATAATCTAAATGTACTAAATCCTTGTGTAATAGCTATAAGAGAAGTATTTGATTTGGAAACCAATTAATTAATAGAAGCTGCAATCTATTTTGTTTTTTTTGAAATAGATTGGCAGCTTTTTTTTTTCGTAAAGTTTGTTGCTATGACCCGCAGCCTGAATACACTTCGCTTTCCATGGGGCGAGCGGTGAGCCTCCTCAGCTTCGCCTATGGGGTATCACCTGTCTCACTAATCCCATAGGAGTCTACGTGTATTCAGGCTGCTCAGATTTCCTCATTAATTGATTTTTTCTATTGAGAAAGCAACAATCGTTTAGAAAACAGCCAAAATTATAAAAATGACGTGACATACATTTAATTGTATACGTATATGGAGGGATTTATCGGGATTATGATAATACTTACTTCTTAAAAGAAACAATTAATAGCTTTCACCAAGTTTTTTAAACACTGGCTTTTGATATTTCTTTTGGCGAATTGATTGATTAGGTGGTAGCTCTTCTTTTAAACCAGTGTATCCAGATAAAAGCTTTTTTGATTGTGTTAAGGAAAGAGTTGATTTGGGATTTCGAATACTTTGATTGAGAGATCCTAAATGTGGCAATTCCTCAAAATCCTTTTTAGTAGGAGGTAAATGAAAAGTATAGTTTTCACATGCAATCAATAGGTCTGATTGTTGTTGGCTATATTTTGGATTGTTTGAGAAGTGTAGGCCCATTTTTTTTGCTTTGCCTTCTGCTAATAGCTTATGTAAGCTGTCATGCTTTAATTTATATAAGA from Niallia sp. FSL W8-0635 carries:
- a CDS encoding YkyB family protein; translated protein: MNKQQKYPPPIQPTIENLLQAISVVNRHAKTAPNPKFLYKLKHDSLHKLLAEGKAKKMGLHFSNNPKYSQQQSDLLIACENYTFHLPPTKKDFEELPHLGSLNQSIRNPKSTLSLTQSKKLLSGYTGLKEELPPNQSIRQKKYQKPVFKKLGESY